A single Anopheles funestus chromosome 2RL, idAnoFuneDA-416_04, whole genome shotgun sequence DNA region contains:
- the LOC125762935 gene encoding uncharacterized protein LOC125762935 isoform X1 produces the protein MAQQVQQVFKVALAKTAGQRAMSTGGVIGTLDGSAGPVTKKCATQSSGLHMSVQRSYPLAATLPLPPNIDASETRRFSPLRSRDINASALLTHQSVTPISISTGGVSASGLIDVTVDMSAGSVDPHVASYDCTGAVSLNSTMQSNVPSPFGGMHKFTHLNMPGGAWAQESKFLSHELNSSHYTNLRQEVRSDWSSYEDRPIKAEAE, from the exons ATGGCGCAGCAAGTGCAGCAAGTTTTCAAGGTCGCCCTAGCCAAAACGGCTGGCCAAAGGGCGATGTCTACCGGCGGTGTCATCGGCACGTTGGATG GTTCTGCCGGTCCGGTTACAAAGAAATGTGCAACGCAATCGTCCGGACTGCACATGTCCGTCCAGCGCAGCTATCCGCTGGCGGCCACCCTTCCGCTACCGCCAAACATTGACGCATCGGAAACGAGACGCTTTTCGCCGTTGCGCTCGCGTGACATTAATGCTTCGGCTCTGCTAACACACCAATCGGTCACACCGATCAGTATCAGCACCGGTGGTGTGTCAGCCTCCGGACTGATCGATGTGACGGTGGACATGAGTGCCGGATCGGTCGATCCACACGTCGCGTCTTACGACTGTACCGGTGCCGTGAGCCTTAACTCGACCATGCAAAGCAATGTGCCGAGTCCGTTCGGGGGTATGCACAAGTTCACGCATCTGAACATGCCGGGCGGTGCGTGGGCACAGGAAAGCAAGTTCCTGTCGCACGAGCTTAATTCCTCGCACTACACCAACCTGCGGCAGGAGGTGCGTTCCGACTGGAGCAGCTACGAGGACCGTCCGATCAAGGCGGAAG CGGAATAG
- the LOC125762934 gene encoding putative RNA polymerase II subunit B1 CTD phosphatase RPAP2 homolog, with product MWQDFNVFTNDQTPKESSTKVNRTNLPRRARNFSKEQLQKALRKKKECNDKAQRAVETLIEPGRTEEELLTLIKDINQCHMEDIIQERAIVKICGYPLCDNALTNIPKQKYVISVSRNKVYDITERKNFCSGDCYKASNFIKEQMLTSPLWLRDQEDIPNFRLLNGRQLVYRVTDVNKPLQPGEVIFGELKIVERKYAAKEQEDLLTKEQQTGECSTNQLEQAVIETQNVVGVEQQLDSVLSQLSIKDTMLTKDCDKNLI from the exons atgtgGCAAGATTTCAATGTTTTCACAAATGATCAAACTCCAAAAGAATCGTCAACAAAAGTAAACCGAACGAATCTACCACGACGGGCAAGAAACTTTAG CAAAGAACAGCTTCAAAAAGCTCTacgcaagaaaaaagaatgtaaTGACAAGGCACAGCGCGCGGTAGAAACGTTAATCGAACCGGGACGCACGGAGGAAGAGCTGCTCACATTGATAAAGGATATTAACCAATGCCACATGGAGGACATAATACAGGAACGTGCAATTGTGAAGATCTGTGGTTATCCACTATGCGACAACGCACTAACGAA TATACCGAAGCAAAAGTACGTAATATCTGTGTCGAGAAATAAGGTATACGACATCACGGAAAGAAAGAATTTTTGCAGTGGCGATTGTTACAAGGCGTCCAACTTTATCAAAGAGCAGATGCTAACGAGTCCGCTATGGTTGCGGGACCAGGAAGATATACCGAATTTCCGGCTGCTCAATGGAAGGCAGCTTGTTTACAGGGTCACCGACGTAAATAAACCGTTGCAACCGGGAGAAGTGATCTTTGGAGAGTTGAAAATTGTAGAACGAAAGTATGCTGCAAAGGAACAGGAAGATCTATTGACAAAAGAGCAGCAAACCGGCGAATGTTCGACGAATCAGCTAGAACAAGCGGTAATTGAAACTCAAAACGTTGTCGGCGTGGAACAGCAATTAGATAGTGTGCTTTCGCAGTTAAGCATTAAAGATACAATGTTGACAAAGGATtgtgataaaaatttaatataa
- the LOC125762935 gene encoding uncharacterized protein LOC125762935 isoform X2 — protein MAQQVQQVFKVALAKTAGQRAMSTGGVIGTLDGSAGPVTKKCATQSSGLHMSVQRSYPLAATLPLPPNIDASETRRFSPLRSRDINASALLTHQSVTPISISTGGVSASGLIDVTVDMSAGSVDPHVASYDCTGAVSLNSTMQSNVPSPFGGMHKFTHLNMPGGAWAQESKFLSHELNSSHYTNLRQEVRSDWSSYEDHISHRAFSLSSTNSLACTAAALNNKSPQAKTAATASGTAGESNSKGNSVSSEEQVPVSRKDRLKKAIKEYGSTVLVFHVSISLASLGTCYLLVSSGIDMVSLLDRMGWGDSAIASKAGAGAGTFVIAYAIHKVFAPVRISITLGATPLIVRYLRRKGILKPPAPSGTSSGPSTPSEKS, from the exons ATGGCGCAGCAAGTGCAGCAAGTTTTCAAGGTCGCCCTAGCCAAAACGGCTGGCCAAAGGGCGATGTCTACCGGCGGTGTCATCGGCACGTTGGATG GTTCTGCCGGTCCGGTTACAAAGAAATGTGCAACGCAATCGTCCGGACTGCACATGTCCGTCCAGCGCAGCTATCCGCTGGCGGCCACCCTTCCGCTACCGCCAAACATTGACGCATCGGAAACGAGACGCTTTTCGCCGTTGCGCTCGCGTGACATTAATGCTTCGGCTCTGCTAACACACCAATCGGTCACACCGATCAGTATCAGCACCGGTGGTGTGTCAGCCTCCGGACTGATCGATGTGACGGTGGACATGAGTGCCGGATCGGTCGATCCACACGTCGCGTCTTACGACTGTACCGGTGCCGTGAGCCTTAACTCGACCATGCAAAGCAATGTGCCGAGTCCGTTCGGGGGTATGCACAAGTTCACGCATCTGAACATGCCGGGCGGTGCGTGGGCACAGGAAAGCAAGTTCCTGTCGCACGAGCTTAATTCCTCGCACTACACCAACCTGCGGCAGGAGGTGCGTTCCGACTGGAGCAGCTACGAGGACC ATATAAGCCATCGTGCCTTTTCGCTAAGCTCAACAAACTCATTGGCATGTACCGCTGCGGCGCTTAATAACAAATCTCCGCAAGCTAAAACCGCTGCTACTGCTAGTGGCACTGCAGGCGAATCAAATTCAAAAGGTAATTCCGTGTCTAGTGAGGAACAGGTCCCCGTCTCGCGCAAAGATCGGCTAAAGAAAGCAATCAAAGAGTACGGGTCTACCGTGCTCGTGTTCCATGTCAGCATTAGTCTCGCTTCACTGGGTACCTGCTATCTGCTGGTATCGAG CGGAATAGATATGGTCTCGCTGCTGGATCGTATGGGCTGGGGTGATTCGGCAATTGCCAGCAAGGCTGGTGCCGGTGCTGGCACATTCGTCATAGCTTACGCTATCCATAAGGTGTTTGCTCCGGTTAGAATTAGCATTACTCTCGGTGCAACGCCCCTCATCGTACGGTATCTTCGCCGGAAGGGCATCTTGAAACCTCCAGCGCCATCAGGTACGTCTTCTGGACCATCAACGCCATCGGAGAAATCCTAG